The following are from one region of the Nicotiana tabacum cultivar K326 chromosome 3, ASM71507v2, whole genome shotgun sequence genome:
- the LOC107772647 gene encoding pentatricopeptide repeat-containing protein At1g30610, chloroplastic-like: MVAIILTESIFGASSSCTDLNGVFGSNYLRCPCFSSRFSLSETPFWEISLGNKRVKKQKRILGLGRVSCSLGNGIVDKEELEFKPSFDEYLKAMESLKEKKKSDSVIRRKKGEEEKGKFGKYVKKKCVESSDIVEKHEGVGAVEKKGSGGKLEFRKVMIQKRESISTKHVDEMERAAFKSMDDDPYDKPRVTKADMEQRIQRLAKCLNGADVDMPEWMFSKMMRSAQIRFSDHSILRIIQILGRLGNWRRVLQVIEWLRSRERFKSHKLRYIYTAALDALGKARRPVEALNLFRAMQEHISSYPDLVAYHCIAVTLGQAGHMKELFDIIDTMQSPPRKKFKTNIIEKFDPRLEPDVVIYNAVLNACARRKSWEGAFWVLQQLKLRDQQPSVTTYGLVMEVMFECGKYNLVHDFFKKMQKSCIPNALTYKVLVSTLWKEGKTDEAILAVEDMERRGIVGTASLYYDLARCLCSAGRCEEALMQMEKICKVATKPLVVTYTGLLQACVDSGDVQSGAYIFNQMNQFCSPNLVTYNIMLKAYLDNGMFEEARQLFFKLLDNGNHISSKLDSKDKVLPDVYTFNLMLDAYAAEKKWDDLEFTYSRMLKYGYRFNPKRHIQMVLDSCTAGKVELLEATWKDLARADRVPPVPLVKEMFRLQLERGDFSAALACVADYPSSESQAFSAKFWMKFFVENSDRLSDGTLFRLLQVSPVIARNDSRILNNLMASCKEFLRTRSAKLCRVHSETALVC, encoded by the exons ATGGTGGCAATTATCCTGACAGAATCTATATTCGgagcttcttcttcttgtacTGATTTAAATGGAGTTTTTGGTTCAAATTACCTCCGTTGCCCTTGTTTTTCATCAAGATTTTCACTTTCCGAGACACCCTTTTGGGAAATTTCTCTGGGAAACAAAAGGGTGAAAAAGCAGAAGAGAATTCTGGGTCTTGGCAGAGTCTCTTGTAGCTTAGGTAATGGGATAGTTGATAAAGAAGAGCTTGAATTCAAGCCTTCATTTGATGAGTATTTGAAAGCCATGGAGTctttaaaagagaagaaaaagagtgaTAGTGTTATTAGGAGAAAGAAAGGTGAAGAAGAAAAGGGTAAATTTGGAAAGTATGTGaagaagaaatgtgtagaaagtTCTGATATTGTGGAGAAACATGAAGGAGTTGGAGCTGTGGAAAAGAAGGGTAGTGGTGGGAAATTGGAATTTAGAAAGGTGATGATTCAGAAAAGAGAGAGCATAAGTACAAAGCATGTTGATGAGATGGAAAGAGCTGCTTTTAAGTCAATGGATGACGATCCTTATGATAAGCCAAGAGTTACTAAGGCAGACATGGAACAGAGAATccaaaggcttgcaaagtg TCTAAATGGTGCAGACGTTGACATGCCTGAGTGGATGTTCTCTAAAATGATGCGAAGTGCTCAGATTAGATTCTCCGATCATTCTATCTTGAGGATTATCCAAATATTGGGTAGATTGGGAAATTGGAGACGAGTGCTGCAAGTCATTGAGTGGCTTCGTTCACGTGAACGCTTCAAGTCACACAAGTTAAG ATATATTTACACGGCTGCACTGGATGCATTGGGAAAGGCTAGGAGGCCAGTGGAAGCGCTAAACTTGTTTCGTGCAATGCAG GAACACATATCATCGTATCCAGACCTTGTGGCTTACCATTGTATTGCTGTCACTCTTGGACAAGCAGGACATATGAAGGAACTCTTTGACATTATCGATACCATGCAATCACCACCCAGAAAGAAATTCAAGACTAATATTATTGAGAAGTTTGATCCACGACTTGAGCCGGACGTTGTCATCTATAATGCT GTTCTAAATGCATGTGCTCGCCGTAAAAGCTGGGAGGGTGCGTTTTGGGTGCTACAACAGCTAAAGCTCCGGGACCAGCAGCCTTCAGTAACAACATATGGATTAGTCATGGAG GTTATGTTCGAATGTGGCAAATACAATTTGGTGCATGACTTTTTCAAGAAAATGCAGAAGTCATGTATTCCCAATGCTTTAACCTATAAAG TTCTTGTGAGTACTCTTTGGAAGGAAGGAAAAACAGACGAGGCCATACTGGCTGTAGAAGATATGGAAAGACGAGGAATTGTGGGCACTGCCAGTTTGTATTATGACCTTGCTCGTTGCCTTTGTAGTGCGGGGAGGTGTGAGGAGGCACTGATGCAA ATGGAAAAAATATGCAAAGTTGCTACCAAGCCTCTAGTGGTGACTTATACTGGTCTACTTCAAGCTTGTGTGGACTCTGGTGACGTTCAGAGTGGAGCATACATCTTTAACCAAATGAACCAGTTTTGCTCCCCAAATTTGGTAACTTACAATATAATGCTAAAAGCTtatctggataatgggatgtttGAAGAAGCAAGGCAgttatttttcaagttattgGATAACGGTAACCATATTAGCAGTAAATTGGACAGTAAGGATAAGGTTTTACCAGATGTCTACACATTCAACTTAATGTTGGATGCATATGCTGCTGAGAAGAAGTGGGATGATCTCGAGTTTACCTACTCACGTATGCTGAAATATGGATATCGCTTCAATCCAAAACGTCACATTCAGATGGTACTTGACTCCTGCACTGCTGGAAAG GTGGAATTATTAGAAGCAACTTGGAAGGACTTGGCTCGGGCTGATCGGGTTCCACCAGTGCCACTAGTCAAAGAAATGTTCCGCCTGCAGCtggagagaggcgatttttccgCTGCCCTGGCTTGTGTTGCTGATTATCCTTCCTCTGAATCACAGGCGTTTTCTGCCAAGTTTTGGATGAAATTTTTCGTGGAAAATTCTGATAGATTATCTGATGGTACTCTTTTCAGATTGCTACAAGTGAGCCCTGTCATTGCCAGAAACGACAGCAGAATACTTAACAATCTGATGGCTTCTTGTAAAGAATTTTTGAGAACTCGATCAGCAAAACTTTGCAGAGTTCATAGCGAAACAGCTCTAGTTTGTTAA